The sequence TTTGGGAGAGGGTCCCTCTTGAGGACCACCAGGCTGCTGAAGGACCTGCTCCCCGCCCGCTCCATCATCAGGCTCCTTGCTCTGTCGTGTGATGTCCCAGCAGCCCCCTCGCTCTCCCCGTCTCCGTGCTCCCGACTATGAAGGGAAGCCATTGGTATCTTCTCAGGTACTTGGCGTTTGGACATGGGGATGCTTCGGTTGCCTACCCCTCCCCTGACCTTATGGGAGTAATTCCTGCTCTAGGCCCTGGCAGAGATTGTAGAGGTTGGATGCTCTGGGCTATTAAAGACGGGATAGTCCTTTTAGTGAGAGTGTGGAATCGGGATGTGTCCCACTGGATAAGCTTTCAGATGAATTGGATCCAAACATTTTCTCTAGCCGGATGTTAGGTGTTGCTTCAGAGGGAGATTGGGAGTTTAACACGGTTTCGGCCTTTGCTGTGAAAGCCGGTGGGGAGGGCAGCCTCTCTCCTGGCACATATCACTTAGGACTGACTAGTGtggaagccctgcccacctcctgccTGCAAGCCCAGCTCATCCAcatggaggctgggaagtggcCCCTTCTCTCCTCTGTCCTGCCTCAGGGGCTGTGCCAGCTGAAGCTTCTGTAGCACTCGTGCCTCTATGGAAGCCTCAGAGACCCAGAGCCCCCAGCCTTACCTCTCAACCTGTCCCCTCCACTGGGCAGCAGTGGTCAGTTTTTGCTGCAAAAAAAACGAACACAGGCTGGTAGCTGAGATAGCTTACATCCACTCTTCAGAATCACTGCCACTTAGGTCAGGGACCATAGCCATGTCACCCTTGACCTGTCTTTCTGTGGGTGCGTGCCTCGAGCACACCTGTAAGAAGTGCCCTATGCAGGTCTCTTATCTTCTGCCATCTAGGTCCTGCCTGGAGATCACTCAGTACAGTGGGCTGATGGAGGCAGGGAGGACAAGCTCCTTTTGCTCCAGTAAGGCCATCAGTGGCTGTTAACTGATTTAAAGATGCCTGCAGAGAGAACTGAGATGTGCTAGAGTCATGTGTTTGGGGAATTAAGTCTTTATCCTGGACCACAAGCTACAGACCCAGACTGCAGTATTATTTGAGAATCACTTGGTAAGGATATGGTTGCCCCAAAATAGAGTTCTTCAACCCTAACTTtgctttataatttatataaatgaaagtGCAGGTCTTTTCTTATGGCTACAGTTGGATTTCTTCCAGACCAGAAAGtccaaattaaaggaaataaatgcAGCTTTATGTTACTTTCCTTGGTGCATCAGGTGTCAGTGGAAATAGGATGGGTACGTGTGTGTGGGTGCACGTGTGCTTATATGTACACACGTGTGAGAGAAGGTGATACATGTGTGTAGGGCTGTGAGAAGTgaccagagagaaaagaatgggAATCTCCAGGGTGTTTGAATCAGCAGTAAGTTTGTGTTCTTTTCTTAATGTGCATTTAGTTAGAAAGgggtggttttgtttgttttgttatattttctaattaaccGTTGGAAGTAGGTCCAGATAAACAAGGGAAGGAAGAACCAGGAAAGTTAGGTCCACAAAACTACGGGAGCGGGTGTCAGGAATCCAGTTTGGGCGAGCCTAGCTAGTTTACAGAATCCTAACTTGGGCTTCCTTGAGTGTGGGACCACTTAGATGATTAAAATTTTGAGTGTTCAGGGGAATGGAAGGTCTGGCTTCTGGAGGCCCAGTGCCTGCGAGCAGGAGCTGAGGATCAAGCCAGAGGCCAATGGATTCGGTGTGTGGAAGGTGGTAGGAGAGGGCTTGTATGGAGTGGGGCAAAGAGTGGGTGGGGAAGATAGTTTCTAAGAGCGTCTTGAAAAGcttgcaaagagaaagaaaaaaggaaatggagGAGAGATTAAAGAGTTGGAGAGACTGGTTAATTGCACTGCTGTCTTGGGACCCATTCAAGAGCCCTGCCCTCAGAGTGCCCAATGGTGATTTCCACCTGCCCATGCCCATCCTTTCCCCAGGCTCTCTCTGGAGCGCTGGTTTGTGTGTTGGCATCCTCCCCAGTTTGATCCAAACCAGCGCACACTGGATGTGTGGAGATGGGAGACAAAGGACAGGTCTAGAGGCCTTGAAGGGTCACCAGCCGCTGGGCAGGAAAGGGAACGTTGCAGACCTGATTTCCTGGCGATGTcaccctgtcctcctccctccttgcTTCTTGCTCTGCTAACTCAACTCTTGCACTtctcttttttaatctttctacTCTGCCCTATATGGAGGACAAGTGGACACCAGGGGCACCTACCTTATGGGTCCCTGCCCCCGCCTGCCCCAGGTGCCAGCAGACTCTTGGGCACACAAGGCTCTCACAGTTGCAGAGCCAGGAAAGAATTTCTCTGCACAGATGGACTGTATATTGGGATTGAAAATGATACTCCTTATATCCCTGCTTACATCAGTGCTCTCTGTAAAGCCTCTTTGTAGCCTCACCTCTCAACTGCTCTGGTTTAGGAGCTGGATTCCTTTTATCTACTCTTTGCCTGACTGCTTCTTCCCACCCCCCTACCCTCGAGGCCTCTACTTCCTGCAACTGTTGTGTCATTAACTCTGTTGGATCAACTCTCTGGGAAAAGATTCTGTTCATGTAAGTGCACTTACTCCTTGGATGTTGTCACTAGTCTAGTGGCTTTTGCTAAAATAAACCTTTCTTATTTCTAAAAGCTTTTCCATTGTCTTTTCTTGCTTCTTCTATTCTACCtgctccttctccccctctcacTCCCACCCCACTTCCCAAGTCAGGTGGCATCAGCTCTGTGGCGCACAGTTCCCAAGGGTATGGTGTTTAGAAAGAATTCACGTGTTCCTGCAAGGAAGGTGGGGCCTTCAGGTGCAGTTTATATAGACCAGCCTTGCAGGGTCAGGCTCTGCCACCTGGGACAATTTTGCtcctccaggggacatttggcaatgtctggagacatttttggttgtcaccactGGGGGAGGGATGCTATTGCCATGTAGTGGGTGGAAGCTAGGGATATTGCTAAATATTCTACAACGCACAGGAcaatccccacaacaaagaattctccagcccaaaatgtccGTAGTGCCCAGGTTGAGAAACCTGGTGTACACTTGTTTTTTCAGACTCTCCCAATCCCAGGTCTTTTCAGACTCCAAAGCTGTTGGAGTAGATGGGCTGTAGCAGCAAAGTTTGAGTGCttagaaaagtatgacatcatagATATTTTCGGATATAACTAAGATCATCAAGTTTATAAAAGTTCATTGACTCCCTGACTAAATGTCTGAAATATGTAGCTGGTAGGATTCTCAATGGATCCATTTCAGAAATGTCCATACTGGAGGCAAAACAGGCTCCTCCCGACCCCCACCTACAAGGATTAGGATGTCACTGCAGCACAGCTCACTCATTGGCATGTGGGCTTTCCTGCAGGGAGTAGAAATGAAAGGGGAGGAGGAATGCTGGTgaagggggcgggggggggggcggtggctGTTCGAGAAATGAGGAGCTGCAGGGTCTCGCAAAACCGACATTCTGGAAACCtggaaaaaattctgaaaacttTGGCCAGAATTTTTACCATTTTGAAGGCAGAGGGTTTGTTAAGTCTTTGTCAGACGCAGGCCTGAAGGAAGGTTGGGAGGGTCAGACCAACCAGGTCCACatgccctctgcccttttctggcTGAGTGAACTGAACTGAGccttattttctcatctgtaaaatggcgacGAAACTATAATGAAAAGTAAATGAGATTGCATTTTAAAAGCACCCAGTAGGGTGCCTGGCAGCGGCCCAAGCCAGGCATGAGACAGTTTATCTTCTAATgaattgaggaggagggggaggctggCCTGTGCTGGTCAGTACAGTTCTGCGCTCAGTGCATTTTCTCCTGTGCTGAAATTTTACTCAGAACTCTGTCCTGAGAAATTTACTGGAGTTGTAATGATGCTTCATTAAATGTGAAAGGTGGAAGGCACCTTGTCCTTAGGGAGAAAACACTCAACTCCAGCACCTGCCAGGCAGCAATTGGAATATGCTATGGCCCTGGGCTCTGTCCCCAGCCGTTGGATggctttcctcctttttttcgtGTTCTGTGCCTGTGATGCAGATGCCCTGGAGGAGGGGATGTGGGCTGGGCAGAGGGTGTGAGAGCAGATGAGGAGTCCATTCCTCTCCTGGCTCTCCCGCAGACGGTGGTGAGACCATGAGCAGCCTCCTCATGTCCGTCCCCCTGTCCTTCTCCCTGTACTCCCTCAAGAGCCCCATCAAGGGGACACACATGCACAGTGATGTGTGTGAGGAGTAGCCTTCGAGTGCTCAGGTGGCTTTTCCATTTAGGGAAAGGAGGTCAGAGGGAGGACTGAAGACTTGCCCACAATCACTCACCTGCTCCCTCAGGGAACTGGGCCCTGGGAGTCATGTGCAGGTTGCCTAGAGACCACCCTACCCCAGAGTGGACTCCTGGCCCCTGGCCCAGCGGGAGCCTGCAGTCAGGTAGACTCGAGGACCTGGCTGGGTAGGTGGAGGGTGGGAGAAGAGCAGGGTGAGGAGCAGGGGATGGGATGTGGGGCTGAGTGGTCTCACAGCATGGCACGTGGTAGGGTTTGAGTCTAGCCTCTCTCTCACTCTGGGGGGATGAAGGAACCATAAACAATGTTTTAGCAGGACTGTGACAAGCTAAAGCGACTCTGCTAAACCATAAAGTGGGGCTTCAGGAAGACTTACTGTATGACCCCTGGAAGGTAAGGGGATACTCTCCACCCAACTTATTGGCCAACCAGTGGGGAGGCAGAGATAAAGGGGGAAGATTGGTGCCAGGGTCCCTGAAAGGAAATGCCCCACTGTGGCAAAAGGGCCCACTGAGTCATTAGGGAGATGAAATGAGAGGTAAACAAGGCCTAAAAGTAAGACCATCAAGCattcagcttttctttttcaacAAAACAGCAAAACAGATGTCCTTGCTGCATCCCTGATGCTCACCCATTTTTCTGGGTGAGAGCTGGCAGTGAGGTTTGCTCAGAAATGGAATGAGAGTCAGGGCTGTCTGCTGGGACATTACTTGGTAACAGGAAGCAATGTTTTCACATGGTTACCTGCCTGTTTTGACATGACTCAACACAGCCATGCAAAGATGCCCCTGGGTCAAAAACGATTCTCTTCTGCTTCAACCAGAAGTGCCCCTTCTAAGTGAAGGATCGTGATatgtgtggtgggaatgggtcccAGCCCTCTTGGCCTGTTTTCTGCCTTATGTGTAGGGGCGTGTCATCCCCCCCCTTCCACCCCTCAGAAGCTCTAACATCTAAGGAGGTTTCAAACTGTGCAGAGGTTCTGCCAGTGGAACCTTCCACATGCCAATAGGAAAGGGCCTTCAACCCTTCCCCCCTCAGTGAGCTCTCCACTGGTATGGGGCAAGGACTGATCCCAGAGGGACCAGCAAGAAGGCCAAGGTCTTAGGGCAGTAGTTCTCGGGCTTGAGctgtgtcagaatcacctggagggctgatTAGAACACAGATTGTGGGGCTTACCCCTAGTTTCTGGTTCAGTAGGTCAGAGGATTTCATTTCTAACAGATTCCCCTGGGGACGCTAATACTCCTGGTCTGGGTACCTTTCTTTGAGAACCACCATCTTAGAGGATATTACCAAACTTGAGgtattgtctttaaaaaaaaaaaaaaagagggggggggcagggaggtgagcCTGGTGTTGCTAAGCAACCATTAGCCAAAAGAGAATGGGTTGGAGACCTGGGGCTGGGAAGGACAGCAGGTGGTGCAAGGTGACCTCAGACTTGACAGAAGGCTGTGACTAACTTGGGTTTATTGACATCTCTCTGGAGACATAAATAGGCTTCATCCCCTATTTACCTGAGGGGTCCACTAACGAGAGCTGCCGCCGTCCAGCGGGGCTACTTGAAGGCCTGGCAGCTGCCCAAGGAGAGCCTGTCTCCCGGCCGGGCCTTCTCCTTGCACCAGAGGGTTTTGAGCTTACGGTAGTACACCTTGCAGCTGAAGCCCTCCTTGAAGCCCCCTTTGATGTGGCTCTTGAGGGAGTGCAGGGTGGGGTACATGCGGCAGCAGGACGCGCACTTGTAGCCATTCTGCTGGCCTGAGTGCCACTTGGAGGCCATTAGAATGTCTCGGGACGTGATGTAGTCCACGGAGTCCAGGCCGTGCCTGGATTTCTTGGCGGCCTCTTGGAGGCAGGTGTTCTCTGGGGAGGAAGAGGACGAGCAGATGCTCTCAGCCATGTCCTCGGGAAGGCAGGTGTCCCCGCTGCCCTCGTCCCGCTGCACCTCTGGGAAGCTATGGGCCTCCAGGTGGTTCTCTTTGTCCCTGCATACGAAGTAGCTGTAAGGGGAGAACCAGGGCCGGTAGATGGTACAGTTCCGCCTCAGCTGCTCCCCATTCTGGGAGTCCCCCAAGATGCAGTCTGCAAAGGAAAGGGCTGGTCTGAGCCTCGGGCCACAGGCAGCGGGCAGTGAGGCCTGGGGAGCTGAAGGCCGTGGGAGAagcagaaaggcaagaaggcaggGAGTCCGGCGTGACTGCGGGTCACTGCGCACCCCGCCCTGAGTGCGATTCTGAGAGCAGGCGGAAGATGGGGTGGAGAGAGCGGTCTAGGGTACCCCTGCCTGCCGCTTGCTTTTTCTGTTGGAACAAATGGCGGTGTGAGCGCTGGGCAGAGACTCCCCTTTTAATCACTAAGCCTTGGTATTTGTCGGGTGCTTCCCTCCCTGCAGGCACCTTTCCTCTGCCTCCTCTAAGGATAGACAGACAGGTGGCTCAATGGACAGCCAGACCTCTGGCCTCCTACGTTTCCTCGTTCTGCCACCAATGGTTGTGGCCGTGTTTCCGGCCTCACTGTCTTCCTGCAGCAGCCCACTTAGGCAGCAAGTCCTGCTCCACAGCAGTCTGAGAGACAGGCAAGGAGAGGCGGGAGGCCTCCACAGGCCTGTGGGTTTCTGCTAAAGGAAGGACCAGATAGGAGACTGCAGAGGAAAGGCAGCAGGTGGTTCTCCAGTGCGCAGGCACCCTTCCCTGAGGGGAGCAGCCCCTGTCCTCCCAGCTGGTCACTTGTGCCCGCCCgagtcagagaaggcctcacCTGGCAAGAGCACTGTGTTCACCACCCCGTGCCGGAGAGCGCTGCTTTGGTGCTGAGGTGGCAGGG comes from Diceros bicornis minor isolate mBicDic1 chromosome 4, mDicBic1.mat.cur, whole genome shotgun sequence and encodes:
- the SPATA46 gene encoding spermatogenesis-associated protein 46; protein product: MENFSLLSISGPRISSSALSTFPDIMSSHATSLPGIAKTALPTEPSSPAQALPPQHQSSALRHGVVNTVLLPDCILGDSQNGEQLRRNCTIYRPWFSPYSYFVCRDKENHLEAHSFPEVQRDEGSGDTCLPEDMAESICSSSSSPENTCLQEAAKKSRHGLDSVDYITSRDILMASKWHSGQQNGYKCASCCRMYPTLHSLKSHIKGGFKEGFSCKVYYRKLKTLWCKEKARPGDRLSLGSCQAFK